In Patagioenas fasciata isolate bPatFas1 chromosome 2, bPatFas1.hap1, whole genome shotgun sequence, a single window of DNA contains:
- the SSNA1 gene encoding microtubule nucleation factor SSNA1 yields the protein MTQQGAVLQGYNNELVKCIEDLCIQKEELNRQIQQAEEEKNKLQHEIQVLKDQLDCVCENLAQKVASRNELDKILAETEAAYMKILDSSRTLLNVLKKEVGSLKHTPELKTNVT from the coding sequence ATGACTCAGCAGGGAGCTGTTCTTCAGGGTTACAATAATGAACTTGTGAAGTGCATTGAAGACTTGTGTATTCAAAAAGAAGAGCTAAACAGACAAATCCAGCAAgcggaagaggaaaaaaataaactccaGCATGAAATCCAAGTCCTGAAAGATCAACTGGACTGCGTCTGTGAAAACCTGGCCCAAAAGGTAGCTTCACGGAATGAGCTTGATAAAATTCTTGCTGAAACTGAAGCTGCTTACATGAAAATTTTGGATAGTTCTAGAACTTTACTTAATGTCCTGAAGAAGGAAGTGGGAAGCTTAAAGCATACGCCAGAACTGAAAACCAATGTAACATGA